From a region of the Daphnia pulicaria isolate SC F1-1A chromosome 1, SC_F0-13Bv2, whole genome shotgun sequence genome:
- the LOC124320231 gene encoding tetratricopeptide repeat protein 21B-like, which produces MEDKNMEVKIHSLFREQLYHSAAEATNSTDNSVNTLNKFYQALALLFTNKVEDALNLLTPLQADPLLNLSAIIASLHIYKHFKSIDAGETITQLEAALRSERKKASDKSLYYAALFLHLNNRQEKAREYADRALSINSGSNNIDGIILKGWIELLSNRDKSKKKNPLEYFESAISIDSRAIEAYQGKIRYLIQSDNVSQAFPILNQMISNFPNNQEFLVEKLRAHLAAKDWDAVGDLTKKINNVPNPFIVKILEIQILATICHDGSFVDATPLLKKLFVALEKYEPTNGELFVNSARLFSRVCGRHIPILNECQVFVEKAIRLDEKNVNYLFELAQQQVLQGRFKDALSSLKKISQSGETSIEVMLLKIHCLLDDEQYEAAQQQLNIVEELHDNASSRTTFLLAKAMLLRQRDPTESLHLLKLAYQLQVKNASCISYGVEYLNNLNPDYLLSVAEEYFQYHGPEDSPQTLLELSDILTCVVQACPGLLPALYRLANANFIAGDYRAASATLHHIIDHVDPTYIEAYLLMAQIGIYQNNLAQAAQYLEMGLSYNFHVRDHPRYHLLLAKVQRLKKDTDACLSSIRMAMILSGMRPSSAGMKRSKYPFSLGEKAATYLELFHVLMDSNQKEDAGQVIQEALQELKGTSQEGVVILAQVDHLLNEGDIDGALLKLKALPDSHPQHLQAREKMADIYLHRLQDEALYLQCYRDIVRQLPTVRNLTLLGDAHLALHQVDQAVLAYEDALKLEPRNFQLASKIGAALVLTHQYTKALNYFKDALRSDDSSSHPGLRIEYATLLTRLGQLDKAEKIISEALLPNIQQARGDPDRLMQEVKLLQLLAKVQEKSGDQEEAIASLRRCQSIIGSLVKKVDQSDHLIEQKKIASTISIQMAGHALSVDRDTDAAIRLYREALSYSPDDVHCMAQLAKVYLQTNDVEHCQYMCKSLLKIDRENDQAQMMVAQIALRKNDLETATLHFRQALERQPCHYEMLGQFIDVCRRRGNISDANVTLLSAEVNSVHGQNEPGLSYCRGLYEFYSGQYNVALLALNRARGHAVWGQYAIRIMLDICLNGDSETLENVTDLDSQYEVQDTELMALHTAAKLLQELSMVEGDELQTHVLYPNLYLLATRQKTNVERALIDLTTFATKSNQQDNPGVVFGIATAHLLLKQAQRARNQLKRLIKAPWTLEEGEYLERCWLLLSDIYIQAGQNKMEVANELLRRVLTYNRSCAKAYEYLGYIMEKEQSFREAAGHFENAWKMSDQSNGMVGYKLALSYLKAKQYTDAIDISQSVLTKYPNHPRIRKDVLEKAIANLRS; this is translated from the exons ATGGAAGACAAGAACATGGAGGTGAAGATACACAGTTTATTCAGAGAGCAGTTGTATCATTCAGCAGCAGAAGCAACTAACTCGACTGACAATTCTGTCAATACTCTCAACAAATTTTACCAGGCACTTGCTTTGCTGTTTACTAATAAAGTCGAAGATGCTCTCAATTTACTAACTCCTTTGCAAGCGGATCCCCTTTTGAATTTAAGTGCTATTATAGCATCTCTCCATATTTACAAGCATTTCAAAAGCATAGATGCTGGTGAAACAATCACACAACTGGAAGCAGCTCTGAGaagtgagagaaaaaaagccagTGATAAATCCCTTTACTATGCTGCACTTTTCCTTCATTTGAACAATCGCCAGGAGAAAGCAAGAGAGTATGCTGATAGGGCGTTAAGCATTAATTCAGGCTCAAACAATATTGATGGTATTATTCTTAAAGGCTGGATTGAACTTTTGTCTAATAGAGAcaagtctaaaaagaaaaatcctttgGAATATTTTGAATCAGCTATTTCAATTGATAGTCGTGCTATAGAAGCCTATCAAGGAAAAATTAGATACCTAATTCAGTCTGATAATGTTTCACAAGCTTTCCCCATTTTAAACCAAATGATCTCCAATTTCCCTAACAATCAAGAATTTCTAGTTGAGAAACTACGCGCTCATCTCGCTGCAAAAGACTGGGATGCTGTGGGTGACctgacaaagaaaataaacaacgtCCCCAATCCGTTTATTGTAAAAATACTCGAGATACAGATATTAGCAACTATTTGTCATGACGGTAGTTTTGTGGACGCTACCCCCCtcttaaaaaaactttttgtggCACTTGAGAAGTACGAACCGACTAATGGAGAGCTCTTCGTGAACTCAGCTAGGCTCTTCTCTAGAGTTTGTGGCAGGCACATTCCCATTCTGAACGAATGCCAAGTATTCGTTGAGAAAGCTATCAGATTGGATGAGAAAAATGTTAATTACCTTTTTGAATTGGCACAGCAACAAGTACTACAAGGTCGCTTCAAAGATGCTTTGTCTTCTCTTAAAAAGATTAGCCAATCGGGTGAAACATCAATCGAAGTTATGTTGCTCAAGATCCACTGTCTTTTGGATGATGAACAGTACGAGGCTGCACAGCAACAATTAAACATTGTCGAAGAATTACACGACAATGCTTCATCTCGTACCACCTTTTTGCTGGCCAAAGCCATGTTGTTGCGTCAGAGAGACCCAACCGAATCCCTTCATTTACTGAAACTTGCTTACCAGCTACAAGTAAAGAATGCTAGCTGTATTTCGTACGGTGTCGAGTACCTAAACAATTTAAATCCCGATTATTTACTCTCTGTTGCTGAAGAGTATTTTCAATATCATGGTCCCGAAGATTCACCACAGACCTTGCTTGAGTTGTCAGACATTTTGACTTGTGTAGTCCAGGCGTGTCCCGGTTTACTTCCCGCTCTGTATCGGTTAGCTAATGCAAATTTCATCGCTGGTGATTACCGAGCGGCCAGTGCTACTTTACACCACATTATTGATCATGTCGATCCAACCTATATTGAAGCTTATTTACTTATGGCCCAAATTGGTATCTATCAAAATAATCTTGCCCAGGCAGCCCAATATCTTGAAATGGGGCTGAGCTATAACTTTCACGTACGTGATCATCCAAG ATACCACCTACTCTTAGCTAAAGTTCAACGCCTAAAGAAGGATACCGATGCTTGTCTTTCAAGCATTCGGATGGCAATGATTTTAAGTGGAATGAGACCATCAAGTGCGGGAATGAAACGTTCAAAATATCCGTTCAGTTTAGGAGAAAAGGCAGCCACCTATTTAGAGCTTTTTCACGTTTTAATGGATTCCAATCAGAAAGAAGACGCTGGCCAAGTCATTCAAGAAGCTTTACAGGAACTGAAAGGGACATCACAAGAAGGAGTTGTTATTTTAGCTCAG GTTGACCACCTTCTTAACGAAGGTGATATTGATGGGGCTTTACTCAAACTGAAAGCTTTGCCAGACTCCCACCCACAACATCTACAGGCCCGCGAGAAGATGGCTGATATCTACCTGCATCGACTACAAGATGAAGCGTTATACCTTCAATGTTACCGCGATATTGTACGTCAGCTACCAACCGTACGCAATCTGACCTTGCTAGGTGATGCTCACTTGGCGCTGCATCAAGTGGACCAGGCCGTTTTAGCTTACGAAGATGCACTAAAACTTGAGCCGCGCAACTTTCAACTCGCTTCGAAAATAGGAGCAGCTTTAGTCCTGACTCACCAGTATACAAAAGcgctgaattattttaaggaTGCCTTGCGCAGCGATGATTCATCTTCTCACCCAGGATTGAGAATTGAGTACGCCACGCTTCTTACTCGTCTTGGACAGTTGGACAAAGCAGAAAAGATCATCAGCGAAGCTTTACTACCCAATATACAACAAGCTAGAGGAGATCCAGATAGACTAATGCAAGAAGTTAAACTCCTGCAACTACTTGCCAAAGTGCAAGAAAAGAGTGGAGACCAAGAAGAAGCTATTGCCTCACTGCGTAGATGCCAGAGCATTATTGGATCGTTAGTGAAAAAGGTTGATCAGTCTGATCATCTCATTgagcaaaagaaaattgcgTCCACTATTTCCATTCAAATGGCTGGACACGCCCTATCGGTTGATCGTGATACAGATGCGGCCATCCGGCTTTATCGTGAGGCATTATCATACTCTCCAGATGATGTTCATTGCATGGCTCAATTGGCCAAAGTTTACTTGCAAACCAACGATGTAGAACACTGTCAGTACATGTGTAAGTCGTTGCTCAAAATCGATCGTGAAAATGATCAAGCTCAGATGATGGTAGCTCAGATCGCTCTTCGTAAAAATGACTTAGAAACCGCAACATTGCATTTCCGACAAGCTCTAGAACGACAA cctTGCCATTACGAAATGTTGGGTCAGTTCATCGATGTCTGTCGACGCCGTGGAAATATATCAGATGCAAATGTAACACTCCTTTCTGCCGAAGTAAACTCAGTTCACGGACAGAATGAACCAGGACTCAGCTATTGTAGAGGATTGTACGAATTCTATTCGGGACAATACAACGTTGCTCTGCTGGCTTTAAACCGAGCAAGAGGACATGCTGTTTGGGGCCAATATGCCATCCGAATCATGCTAGACATATGTTTGAATGGTGACAGCGAAACTCTGGAAAATGTCACTGATCTGGATTCTCAGTACGAAGTCCAAGACACG gaattgATGGCACTGCACACGGCGGCTAAACTACTTCAAGAATTGTCTATGGTCGAAGGCGATGAATTGCAGACTCACGTATTGTACCCTAACCTATATTTGCTAGCGACGCGACAGAAGACGAATGTAGAACGCGCGTTGATAGACTTGACCACGTTTGCTACAAAAAGCAACCAGCAGGATAATCCAGGTGTGGTTTTTGGCATCGCTACCGCACATTTGCTGCTAAAACAGGCGCAACGTGCTCGAAATCAGCTCAAGCGCCTCATCAAAGCTCCGTGGACTttagaagagggagaatattTGGAACGTTGTTGGCTTCTTCTCAGTGACATTTACATTCAAGCCGGTCAGAACAAAATGGAAGTGGCCAACGAACTACTCCGGCGCGTCCTCACCTACAATCGCTCTTGCGCAAAAGCTTATGAATACCTTGGATACATAATGGAAAAAGAACAATCATTCCGTGAAGCAGCTGGGCATTTTGAAAATGCATGGAAGATGTCTGATCAGAGTAATGGCATGGTAGGCTACAAACTGGCCTTGAGCTACCTTAAAGCTAAACAGTATACCGATGCCATCGACATCAGCCAGTCTGTGTTGACTAAATATCCTAATCATCCGCGTATTCGTAAGGATGTGCTGGAAAAAGCTATTGCGAATTTAAGATCTtaa